GATGATCGACGACAGGTCGGATCGCTGATCCATGGCGGAGATCGCCTCGCAGCAGGCCGCGTATCCCTCGGCAGGAGTGGCGGCGACCATGGCCTCGAACTGCTGTCGGGCTTCGGTGTTCGCGGCGAGGTAGCCAGGAGTGAACCACCGCTGGACCACGGCCGCGGCGACCGCCGAGGTGCCGTCGGCGCGCACGAGTGCGGCACGGTCCGTCCAGCCCTGCGCCGGTGGCAGATACGCCGCCGTGCACAGCAGGGCCAGCCGATCCACTCGTTCGGGATTGCGTGCGGCGACGCGCATCATGGTCATCCCGCCGAGCGACAGCCCGACGAGGTGTGCTCGTTCGATGTCGAAGCGGTCCAGCAGCGCGATGACGTCATCGGCCAACTCATCGATCGAGTACGGCCCCGGTGGCACCGGCGAATCGCCGTGCCCCCGGGTGTCATAGCGCACCACGCGGAATCGCTCTTCGAGCGCGGCGACCTGCGAATCCCACATCCGATGCGTCGAACCCAGCGAGTTGGACAGTACGACCGCCGGTCCGTCGGGACGTCCGGTGACGACGGCGTGCACCTGCGCGCTCATCGGGTCGCCTCGAAGATAGCGGCGAGTCCCTGTCCGCCGCCGATGCACATCGTCTCCAGGACGAATCGGGCGTCACGCCGGCGCGCTTCGTAGGCCGCGGTGGCGAGGATGCGGGCGCCGGTGGCTCCGATGGGATGACCCAGCGAGATCCCGGACCCGTTGGGGTTCAGTCGTTCATCGGTCGGGTCGACCTTCCACTCCGCCAGGCAGGCGAGCACCTGGGCAGCGAAGGCTTCGTTGAGTTCGATGAGGTCGATCTCGTCGAGCGTGAGGTCGGCGCGGTCGAGGGCGGCGGCGGTGGCCCCGACCGGGCCGATGCCCATGACCTCGGGCTCGCAACCGGTGACGGCCCACGAACGCAGGGCGAGAAGGGGTTCCAGTCCGCGGCGCTCCGCCTCGGCGCGTGTGGTGACCACAGCCATGGCCGCACCGTCGTTCTGGCCCGAGGCGTTTCCGGCCGTGACCGTCGACTCGCCGTCGATCTTGAGCCTGATGGGACGCAGCGCTGCAAGCGATTCCGCAGTAGCGTCCGCTCGCGGGTGCTCATCGCGGTCGACGACGGTGTCGGGACGGCCACGTCGGCCCGGGATGGTGACGGGCACCAACTCGTCGGTGAAGCGGCCGCTGTCGTGCGCCGCGATCGCCCGTTCGTGGGATCGGGCCGCGAACTCGTCCTGCTCGGTCCGCGAGATGCCGTACCGCGCACGGAGATTCTCGGCGGTCTCGATCATCCCGCCCGGTACCGGGTGTGACTCGCCGCCCGCGGTCAGACGCCCGCGGTCGAGGCGATCGCGGAGTTCCACGCCACCCTGCTTGATCCCCGACCGAAGACCCAGCGCGTAGTGCTCGACGGTCGACATCGACTCGGCGCCACCGGCGACGACGAGGCGCGCACCGCCGGTCGCGACCATCGACGCCCCGGTCAGGATCGCCTGTAACCCGGAACCGCAGCGACGGTCGATCTGCATTCCGGGTACGCCGACTCCGAGACCGGCGTCCAGAGCCGCGATGCGACCGAGCGCCGGCGACTCACCGTTGGCATAGCCCTGCCCGAGGATCACGTCGTCGACATCACCCTCCTCGAGTCCGGTGCGCCGGACGAGTTCGCGAAGGAGGTCGGTGGCCAGTCGGGTGACGGGCACGGTCGACAGCGCCCCACCCATGCGCCCGACCGGGGTACGCAGTGGCGAACAGACAACGATGTCGGTACCCGCGTCCGTGGTGAGAGATGCCATGAGTCCACCCTAGGAAGCAACAGCGATATGCAGAAGTATCCATATCCCGGCATTTGATATGGAGCAGATATCAACGCTCTAGACTGACTCCATGGAACTGCGACACCTGCGCTACTTCCGCGCCGTCGCCGAGGAGCTGCACTTCGGCCGGGCCGCCGAGCGGCTCCACATGGCCCAGCCACCGCTGTCTCAGCAGATCCGCCAGCTGGAGGACGAGCTCGGTGTCGCACTGCTGGCCCGGTCGACGCGTCGTGTCGAGCTGACCCCGGCAGGTGCGGATTACCTGCAGCGAGCCGTCGCGATCCTGGACTCGGTCGACGCCGCTGCACGACAGGCGCAACGGATCGCCGACGGGCGGCAGGGCAACCTCGCGATCGGGTGCGTGGGTTCGGCCACCTACTCGCTGTTGCCCGCGCTCGTGCGCGCACTGAGCGACGAACTGCCCGATGTGGACGTCCACGTTCGCG
The genomic region above belongs to Gordonia hongkongensis and contains:
- the pcaD gene encoding 3-oxoadipate enol-lactonase codes for the protein MSAQVHAVVTGRPDGPAVVLSNSLGSTHRMWDSQVAALEERFRVVRYDTRGHGDSPVPPGPYSIDELADDVIALLDRFDIERAHLVGLSLGGMTMMRVAARNPERVDRLALLCTAAYLPPAQGWTDRAALVRADGTSAVAAAVVQRWFTPGYLAANTEARQQFEAMVAATPAEGYAACCEAISAMDQRSDLSSIIAPTLAIAGADDPATPPDLLRVIVDAVPNGRLLVVPDSAHLANAEQVDTITPALIEHLEQQ
- a CDS encoding acetyl-CoA C-acetyltransferase, coding for MASLTTDAGTDIVVCSPLRTPVGRMGGALSTVPVTRLATDLLRELVRRTGLEEGDVDDVILGQGYANGESPALGRIAALDAGLGVGVPGMQIDRRCGSGLQAILTGASMVATGGARLVVAGGAESMSTVEHYALGLRSGIKQGGVELRDRLDRGRLTAGGESHPVPGGMIETAENLRARYGISRTEQDEFAARSHERAIAAHDSGRFTDELVPVTIPGRRGRPDTVVDRDEHPRADATAESLAALRPIRLKIDGESTVTAGNASGQNDGAAMAVVTTRAEAERRGLEPLLALRSWAVTGCEPEVMGIGPVGATAAALDRADLTLDEIDLIELNEAFAAQVLACLAEWKVDPTDERLNPNGSGISLGHPIGATGARILATAAYEARRRDARFVLETMCIGGGQGLAAIFEATR